Proteins from a genomic interval of Candidatus Cloacimonas sp.:
- a CDS encoding class II fructose-bisphosphate aldolase, producing MFLSGEQLKEVFLKAKKMRFGIIASNVVFDTQIRAIIQGYAAVNSDGLIQMSTGACKYAAGSSQDIQVGARLISTIVKTFASQFPKCGIGLHIDHATPKNFEFIKFCIENDLVSSVMVDASAEKLEENIRITKEVVELAHKHNTLVEGEIGHIKGTEDEIVSADELYTKPEEALEFVIKTNVDLFAASVGTNHGVTKGENVVLHLDLIKEIDDLLIKNSVERGLVLHGASGLTDWQQQTAIANGVVKINKDTHYQMDMASAIQAYWEKEKYAIVCPPDVDPAAYLPDKSKFDPRKWLVKGEEKMQNTVMGFCKMSGSAENSILL from the coding sequence ATGTTTTTAAGCGGTGAACAACTTAAAGAGGTATTCCTCAAAGCCAAAAAAATGCGTTTTGGCATTATCGCATCCAATGTTGTTTTTGACACTCAAATCCGAGCTATAATTCAGGGATATGCTGCCGTCAATTCGGATGGTTTGATACAAATGAGTACCGGTGCCTGTAAATATGCGGCAGGTTCTTCGCAAGACATACAAGTTGGTGCCAGATTAATTTCTACAATCGTAAAGACCTTTGCCTCTCAATTTCCCAAATGTGGGATAGGTTTACATATTGATCATGCCACACCTAAAAACTTTGAATTCATTAAATTCTGCATTGAAAATGACCTTGTTTCTTCCGTGATGGTGGATGCCTCGGCAGAAAAACTGGAGGAAAATATCCGCATAACTAAAGAAGTGGTGGAATTGGCACATAAACATAACACTTTGGTGGAAGGAGAAATCGGTCACATTAAAGGAACAGAAGACGAAATTGTTTCTGCGGACGAACTTTATACCAAACCGGAAGAAGCATTGGAATTTGTCATTAAAACCAATGTTGACCTTTTTGCTGCTTCCGTAGGAACCAATCATGGCGTTACAAAAGGTGAAAATGTTGTCTTGCATCTGGATTTGATTAAAGAAATTGATGACCTGCTGATTAAAAACAGTGTGGAAAGAGGACTGGTTTTACATGGTGCTTCAGGCCTAACTGACTGGCAACAACAAACCGCTATTGCCAATGGGGTAGTAAAAATCAATAAGGATACTCACTACCAAATGGATATGGCATCCGCCATTCAAGCATATTGGGAAAAAGAAAAATATGCCATTGTCTGCCCTCCCGATGTTGATCCGGCTGCTTATCTTCCTGATAAAAGCAAATTTGATCCCCGTAAATGGTTGGTTAAAGGTGAAGAAAAAATGCAGAATACCGTTATGGGTTTTTGCAA
- a CDS encoding chitobiase/beta-hexosaminidase C-terminal domain-containing protein, whose protein sequence is MKKTLFVMLLALAFLGSLSAQVNIQSGQTLTQNFDVLGTSATATMPASWKADKNTTVRLVGTYSAAVTATERNGGNSMTDSAGNGIYNFGAGDPTTATDRAVGFLSSSSATKSGNVYVQLSNNGSTTINSFAISYNVEKYRMGTNSAGFSIQMYYSADGTTWTSAGSSFLTSFPADATTNGYASAPGATVPVNATLAYSLTAGSSLYLAWNYSVTTGTYTSYAQALGIDDVSITAEGTASPTIVVSGTLTPFSTYTGTPSTAQSYTLSGQNLTGSITVTAPTGFALSTDNTTFSSALTVANNFNGLVYVRLTGTAAGTFSGNIVHSSTGATAINLAVEGTVSAPSPLIDITANLNDFSTILGTPSAAQSYTLTGRFLTSAISITAPAGFNLSTNDTTFTSTLSLASNFSGTIYVRLTGVSAGTFTGNIVHSSTGAPTQNLAVNGTVTDPNVPTTLFAEEFNYTAGTTLTSNGWNAHSSAGSHPAIVANEGLVYPGYYAYQGLAAQTVLSGSAEDVNKTFTNMTTGTFYAAFLFNASEAKTTADYFFHFATNPCVSDFKGRVFVQKDASDNLRFGVTKAGAFSEAAATPYSYALNTTYLIVMKYVIVSGAANDEVFMWVNPVIGATEPAAQLTAADFSGTDIAGIGSIAIRQGTNTPIAKIDGIRVTNNWAKLWEGTPMPTPIIHTSTPELDPLESIVNLPSDETRDYVLSGTNILGSITVSAPNGFQVSTSQTEGWASSISVPANFNANIYVRMLASAIGEYEGNIVHTSPGATPVNVLVTGEALPAPVSWNVSGNLTPFSSEAGTPSAVQSYTLSAPGAVEPIQITTAYPFELSSTGTGNWATSLSLSYNFNGNVYVRMNASGAGTFNGVISHNTTYATEHQLFVSGTATPQPGMANDLFFSEYLEGSSNNKAFEIFNGTGGPIDLSNYWVCLFANGSSTPSNPLNLAGTLNYMDVYVIANAGSNATILGQADITSTVTYYNGDDALLLYKKVGADSTRIDVIGTIGTDPGTAWNVAGTTNATLDHTIIRKPTITQGTLDWAASAGTTAEDSQWVVYAIDYIANLGTHTFGNMVVTPVFNPPAGTYASSINVTISTTTPEAVIHYTTDGSEPTESSNVYSAPIPVSSDTTIKAKGYATGFSPSAIATAFYDFPENVATIAQLRAGTVGSAYRLTGQAVLTFQQANRNQKYVQDATAAIVIDDPSGIITTTYALYDGITGITGTLSVYSGLLQFVPLADPGAATSHNNTIVPVTRTLATITSADQARMLKIYGVTLTPNTTGVFAATAENITATDASGTLIMRTFPGADYAGTTIPTTPVDIVCLGGQYNDTMQFSPRFLADITPAAGILEAPIINISQVGGTINLSWNAVSGATNYRVESADDPYGTWTTVTTTPNLFYSGISVNKKFYRVFATN, encoded by the coding sequence ATGAAAAAGACCTTATTTGTAATGCTTTTAGCCCTTGCATTTTTAGGAAGTTTGTCTGCTCAGGTAAATATCCAATCCGGGCAAACGCTTACTCAAAATTTTGATGTTTTAGGAACTTCCGCCACTGCAACAATGCCTGCCAGTTGGAAAGCAGATAAAAATACCACAGTCCGATTGGTTGGAACATATTCTGCAGCTGTAACTGCCACAGAAAGAAATGGTGGTAATAGTATGACTGATTCTGCCGGAAACGGTATTTACAATTTCGGAGCTGGTGATCCCACAACAGCAACTGATCGTGCTGTAGGTTTTTTATCTTCCAGTTCTGCCACAAAAAGTGGTAATGTATATGTTCAGCTTAGTAATAACGGTTCCACGACAATCAACTCTTTCGCTATCAGTTATAATGTGGAAAAATACCGGATGGGCACTAATTCAGCTGGTTTTTCCATCCAAATGTATTATTCCGCTGATGGAACTACTTGGACAAGTGCAGGAAGTTCATTTTTAACTTCTTTCCCAGCTGATGCTACAACTAATGGTTATGCTTCTGCTCCGGGAGCAACAGTTCCTGTAAATGCCACTTTAGCTTACTCTCTTACCGCAGGAAGTTCTTTATATCTTGCTTGGAATTATTCCGTAACTACTGGAACTTATACTTCCTATGCACAGGCATTGGGTATTGACGATGTAAGCATAACTGCCGAAGGAACTGCCTCACCCACCATAGTAGTTAGTGGAACTTTAACTCCTTTTTCCACTTATACCGGCACTCCTTCAACGGCTCAGAGCTACACTTTGAGCGGGCAAAATTTAACCGGAAGCATCACTGTTACCGCTCCCACCGGTTTTGCTCTATCTACTGATAACACTACTTTTTCGAGCGCTCTAACCGTAGCCAATAATTTTAACGGGCTTGTTTATGTGCGTTTAACCGGAACCGCGGCAGGAACTTTTTCCGGCAATATAGTTCATTCCAGCACAGGAGCAACTGCTATAAATCTTGCCGTGGAAGGAACAGTTTCAGCTCCTTCCCCACTGATAGACATTACTGCCAATTTAAATGATTTCAGTACAATTTTGGGAACTCCTTCAGCCGCACAAAGTTATACATTAACGGGACGCTTCTTAACTTCCGCCATTAGTATAACTGCTCCCGCTGGTTTTAATCTTTCCACCAATGACACAACTTTTACTTCCACTCTTTCTTTGGCAAGTAATTTCAGCGGAACTATTTATGTCCGTTTAACGGGTGTTTCGGCAGGAACTTTTACTGGCAACATTGTCCATAGTAGCACAGGAGCCCCAACTCAAAACTTAGCTGTAAACGGAACAGTTACAGACCCAAATGTTCCTACTACTCTTTTCGCTGAGGAATTTAATTACACTGCGGGAACAACATTAACTTCCAACGGTTGGAATGCACATAGTAGTGCAGGTTCCCATCCTGCCATCGTAGCCAATGAAGGTTTGGTTTATCCCGGTTATTATGCTTATCAGGGTTTAGCGGCACAGACAGTTCTTTCCGGTTCCGCGGAAGATGTTAACAAGACCTTTACCAATATGACAACGGGAACTTTTTACGCTGCTTTTCTGTTCAATGCTTCTGAAGCCAAAACCACCGCTGATTATTTCTTCCATTTTGCAACTAATCCCTGTGTATCTGACTTTAAAGGCAGGGTATTTGTCCAAAAGGACGCTTCCGATAACTTAAGATTTGGTGTTACCAAAGCAGGTGCATTTTCAGAAGCTGCGGCAACTCCTTACAGCTATGCTCTAAACACTACTTATCTGATTGTGATGAAATATGTTATCGTTTCGGGAGCAGCAAACGATGAGGTCTTTATGTGGGTAAATCCTGTTATCGGAGCTACTGAACCAGCCGCGCAACTTACTGCAGCTGATTTTTCCGGAACCGACATTGCAGGAATTGGCTCAATCGCCATTCGCCAAGGAACTAACACTCCCATAGCCAAAATTGACGGAATCAGAGTAACTAATAATTGGGCTAAACTTTGGGAAGGAACTCCAATGCCAACTCCCATAATTCATACCAGCACACCCGAACTTGATCCTTTGGAAAGCATTGTAAATTTGCCTTCCGACGAAACAAGGGACTATGTTTTAAGCGGAACCAATATTTTAGGCAGCATCACAGTTTCAGCTCCCAATGGCTTTCAGGTTTCTACTTCACAAACGGAAGGATGGGCTTCCAGTATATCTGTCCCGGCTAATTTCAATGCTAATATTTATGTGCGGATGTTGGCTTCTGCCATCGGTGAATACGAAGGCAACATTGTTCATACCAGTCCAGGAGCCACACCAGTTAATGTTTTGGTTACGGGAGAAGCGCTTCCCGCACCGGTTTCTTGGAATGTTTCAGGCAATTTGACTCCTTTTAGTTCCGAAGCAGGAACTCCTTCTGCAGTTCAGTCCTACACTTTAAGTGCACCCGGAGCCGTTGAACCCATTCAAATAACCACTGCTTATCCTTTTGAATTAAGTTCTACTGGCACAGGTAATTGGGCTACATCATTGTCCTTAAGTTATAATTTTAACGGCAATGTTTATGTGCGGATGAATGCATCAGGAGCAGGAACTTTTAACGGTGTAATTTCCCACAATACTACTTATGCTACTGAACATCAACTATTTGTGAGTGGAACTGCCACACCTCAGCCCGGAATGGCAAATGACTTGTTTTTCTCAGAATATTTAGAAGGCAGCAGTAATAATAAAGCATTTGAAATTTTCAATGGCACAGGTGGACCGATTGACTTGAGTAATTATTGGGTCTGCCTTTTTGCCAACGGTTCTTCAACACCTTCAAATCCTCTGAATTTAGCTGGCACTCTCAATTATATGGATGTTTATGTTATTGCCAATGCTGGTTCCAATGCAACCATACTGGGTCAAGCGGATATAACTTCCACCGTTACTTATTATAATGGAGACGATGCTCTTTTGCTTTACAAAAAAGTGGGGGCTGATTCCACCAGGATAGATGTTATCGGCACGATTGGAACAGACCCGGGAACTGCATGGAATGTGGCAGGAACTACAAATGCTACATTAGATCATACTATCATTCGTAAACCGACTATTACACAAGGCACTTTGGATTGGGCAGCCAGTGCCGGAACTACAGCAGAAGATAGTCAGTGGGTTGTTTATGCTATAGATTACATAGCCAATCTTGGCACTCATACCTTTGGCAATATGGTAGTTACGCCTGTTTTCAATCCACCTGCCGGTACTTATGCCAGTTCTATCAATGTTACAATCAGCACAACTACTCCGGAAGCTGTTATTCACTATACTACAGATGGTTCCGAGCCCACGGAGTCCTCTAATGTTTACAGCGCCCCAATTCCCGTCAGTTCAGATACAACCATAAAAGCCAAGGGTTATGCCACCGGTTTTTCACCTTCGGCAATCGCCACTGCTTTTTATGATTTTCCGGAAAATGTAGCCACCATAGCCCAACTCCGAGCCGGAACCGTAGGCAGTGCCTATCGTCTTACTGGACAAGCAGTTCTTACTTTCCAGCAAGCAAATCGCAATCAAAAATATGTTCAGGATGCTACAGCAGCCATCGTTATTGACGACCCAAGCGGCATAATCACAACCACTTATGCTCTCTACGACGGCATTACTGGCATTACGGGAACTTTATCTGTATATTCAGGTCTTTTGCAATTTGTTCCTCTTGCCGATCCGGGTGCCGCCACTTCTCATAATAATACCATTGTTCCAGTAACGAGAACCTTGGCAACCATCACTTCAGCCGATCAGGCAAGAATGCTAAAAATTTATGGCGTTACTTTGACCCCCAATACTACAGGTGTTTTTGCTGCCACGGCAGAAAACATCACTGCCACGGATGCCTCCGGAACTTTAATAATGAGAACTTTCCCCGGCGCCGATTATGCTGGAACAACCATTCCTACTACTCCGGTAGATATTGTCTGTTTGGGAGGCCAATATAATGATACAATGCAATTTAGCCCCCGTTTTCTGGCAGATATAACCCCCGCAGCGGGAATTTTGGAAGCGCCAATAATTAATATCAGTCAGGTGGGAGGAACGATAAATTTAAGCTGGAACGCTGTTTCCGGTGCCACAAATTATCGGGTGGAATCCGCAGATGATCCTTATGGAACTTGGACAACTGTAACTACCACTCCCAATCTTTTCTATAGCGGAATATCGGTTAATAAGAAATTCTACCGCGTTTTCGCCACTAATTAA